From Selenomonas sp. AB3002, one genomic window encodes:
- a CDS encoding Crp/Fnr family transcriptional regulator, with protein sequence MGKRDISKGQILHHKGDTVESVAIILRGSFTIRHSDELALTVGNGTILGAFHESGSVYDYDYVAAEDSTLFEYEYNGEEDLAAAIKATPTIAPVMVSGSIKKLNKLLDTLEALYEKGRNLCLDMKANYTDYRDVCSKLMLMPNQYEAVTSLEPPERPEILTSWQASLCRTCLEKDELLRKECYPADINFCIGTIMLASSLAQAIQPQIDQMDDFIHQATEATHDFLTEYHTQKAKVDEAKRREAMEAGSGNLPQIKNALNTILAYAGIDRETGDAFTRDIKKFMKCPDKTEKSDEMRRLRMGITQAFYKIYEAAFFKSLETSDLPAEVKMFFLFGFVDEELAGADNTALLYKYALLWEDDPNGRVLPAYDWLKKIYCGEVPPSKDEFENDWPDHLKEEVRQGAMKQAQADELLNDRKAMASFELNNMMTSANKMTYGSIFSFIPAFYAEAVTRPLENCLASTERVTKALDRVRSIDYSCFYRPTFATYPELKINRFEYDLEVLPYIVLMPNFGSRGVMWQEIEGRKRTTPSHLVVSILHSEDLDDTMVKMCAQFRWEMCKRIQGVHYSDISEPSLTAEYCNYLQFYKKNSSLSADMKEKVKAALKRNGNNYRNVFSAEYELYIKNESEGLPRLNKVAREILFKYCTLSKQYRDNLNINPQYKPLIERWTVLHGERKRTLDLFTRKILTMTDKLPEEVCMQTEFLKL encoded by the coding sequence ATGGGCAAGAGAGATATTTCCAAGGGGCAGATACTGCATCACAAGGGTGACACTGTTGAAAGCGTAGCCATCATACTCAGGGGCAGCTTTACCATCCGCCATAGCGATGAACTTGCCCTTACTGTGGGCAACGGCACCATTTTGGGCGCTTTCCATGAAAGCGGCAGTGTCTATGACTATGATTATGTGGCAGCAGAGGACAGCACCCTCTTTGAGTATGAATACAATGGAGAGGAAGATTTGGCCGCCGCCATCAAAGCCACCCCCACTATCGCTCCCGTCATGGTTTCAGGCAGCATCAAAAAGCTGAACAAGCTGCTGGATACCTTGGAAGCCCTCTATGAAAAAGGCCGGAACCTGTGTCTCGACATGAAGGCCAACTACACAGACTACCGGGATGTTTGCTCCAAGCTCATGCTGATGCCCAACCAATATGAGGCTGTCACCTCCCTGGAACCTCCCGAAAGACCGGAAATCCTCACAAGCTGGCAGGCTTCCCTTTGCCGTACCTGCCTGGAAAAAGACGAGCTTTTGCGCAAGGAATGTTACCCCGCTGACATAAATTTCTGCATCGGCACTATCATGCTGGCCTCAAGCCTTGCCCAGGCCATACAACCTCAGATAGACCAGATGGACGATTTCATTCACCAGGCCACAGAAGCTACCCATGATTTTCTCACGGAATATCACACCCAGAAAGCCAAAGTGGACGAAGCCAAGCGGCGGGAAGCTATGGAAGCAGGCAGCGGCAACCTGCCCCAGATAAAGAATGCCCTGAATACTATTTTGGCTTATGCCGGCATCGACAGGGAAACCGGCGACGCCTTCACCAGGGACATCAAGAAATTCATGAAATGTCCGGACAAGACGGAGAAGTCAGACGAGATGCGGCGCCTGAGAATGGGCATCACCCAGGCCTTCTACAAGATTTACGAAGCCGCCTTTTTCAAGAGCCTGGAAACCAGCGACCTGCCTGCCGAAGTGAAGATGTTCTTCCTCTTTGGCTTTGTGGACGAAGAACTGGCCGGGGCAGACAACACCGCCCTGCTGTATAAATATGCCCTGCTTTGGGAAGATGACCCCAACGGCCGCGTGCTGCCTGCCTATGACTGGCTCAAAAAGATTTACTGTGGCGAGGTTCCTCCCTCCAAGGACGAGTTCGAAAATGACTGGCCCGACCATCTGAAGGAAGAAGTGCGTCAGGGTGCCATGAAGCAGGCACAGGCAGATGAACTGCTGAACGACCGCAAGGCTATGGCCAGCTTCGAACTGAACAACATGATGACCAGTGCCAATAAGATGACCTACGGCAGCATTTTCTCCTTTATCCCTGCCTTCTATGCCGAAGCCGTAACCCGTCCGCTGGAAAACTGCCTGGCCTCCACTGAAAGGGTCACCAAGGCCCTTGACCGGGTGCGCTCCATTGACTACAGCTGCTTCTACCGCCCCACCTTCGCTACCTACCCGGAACTGAAAATCAACCGCTTCGAATACGACTTGGAAGTCCTGCCTTACATTGTCCTCATGCCCAACTTCGGCAGCAGGGGCGTCATGTGGCAGGAAATAGAGGGCAGAAAGAGAACTACCCCTTCCCATCTGGTTGTTTCCATCCTTCATTCTGAAGATTTGGATGACACCATGGTGAAGATGTGCGCCCAGTTCCGTTGGGAAATGTGCAAGCGCATCCAAGGTGTCCACTACAGCGACATCTCCGAACCATCCCTGACAGCAGAGTACTGCAACTATCTGCAGTTCTACAAAAAGAACTCCAGCCTTTCTGCTGACATGAAGGAAAAAGTAAAAGCCGCCCTCAAACGCAACGGCAACAACTATCGCAATGTCTTCTCCGCCGAGTACGAACTCTATATCAAAAACGAGTCCGAAGGCCTGCCCAGGCTCAACAAGGTGGCCAGAGAAATCCTCTTCAAGTACTGCACGCTCTCCAAACAGTACAGGGACAACCTGAACATCAATCCCCAGTACAAGCCCCTTATTGAGCGTTGGACTGTCCTGCACGGGGAGAGGAAACGCACCCTGGATCTCTTCACCAGAAAGATACTCACTATGACTGACAAGCTGCCAGAGGAAGTGTGTATGCAAACCGAGTTCCTGAAACTTTGA
- a CDS encoding ribose-phosphate pyrophosphokinase, whose protein sequence is MALDTGNLCILTGNANPDLAKKIADHIGVNLCDAYVGHFNNGETQVMISESIRGKDIFIIQPTSYPVNDNLMELLIMADACKRASAHSVTAVVPYYAYARQDRKTRGREPISAKLVANLMTTAGVTRVVTVDLHAGQIQGFFDIPVDHLAAAPVIANYFRSQKLDDVVVVSPDLGGVTRARILADHLQAPIAIIEKRRPKPGCAEVMNLIGDVAGKTAVIIDDIVDTAGSLCEGAKALEKRGAKRIFASCSHAILSDPAVQRINESPIEKLVITDTIPLPPEKQSDKIVTLSMAASIGDVIMRIQSHRSVSQLFR, encoded by the coding sequence ATGGCTTTAGACACTGGAAACTTATGCATCCTGACCGGCAACGCAAACCCGGACCTGGCCAAGAAGATTGCTGACCATATTGGCGTGAATCTTTGCGATGCATATGTCGGTCATTTCAACAATGGTGAGACCCAGGTAATGATCAGCGAGAGCATCCGTGGCAAGGATATCTTCATCATCCAGCCTACGTCCTATCCCGTCAATGACAACCTCATGGAACTTCTCATCATGGCAGATGCCTGCAAGCGCGCCTCTGCTCATAGCGTGACGGCTGTGGTGCCTTACTACGCTTACGCTCGCCAGGATCGCAAGACCCGTGGCCGTGAGCCCATCTCTGCCAAGCTGGTGGCCAACCTCATGACCACTGCCGGCGTGACCCGTGTCGTGACCGTTGATCTCCATGCAGGTCAGATTCAGGGCTTCTTTGATATCCCCGTGGATCATCTGGCTGCTGCTCCCGTCATCGCCAACTATTTCCGTTCCCAGAAGCTGGATGATGTAGTGGTGGTTTCCCCTGATCTGGGTGGTGTAACCCGTGCCCGCATCCTGGCTGACCATCTTCAGGCTCCCATTGCCATCATCGAGAAGCGCCGTCCGAAGCCGGGCTGCGCTGAGGTCATGAACCTCATCGGCGATGTGGCTGGCAAGACGGCAGTCATCATTGACGACATCGTGGATACTGCAGGTTCCCTCTGCGAGGGTGCCAAGGCCCTTGAGAAGCGCGGTGCCAAGCGCATCTTTGCTTCCTGCTCCCACGCTATCCTCAGCGACCCTGCTGTGCAGCGCATCAACGAGTCTCCCATTGAGAAGCTGGTCATCACTGATACCATTCCTCTGCCGCCGGAGAAGCAGTCTGACAAGATTGTCACCCTCTCCATGGCTGCTTCCATCGGTGATGTCATCATGCGCATCCAGAGCCACCGCAGCGTGAGCCAGCTGTTCCGCTGA
- the ribF gene encoding riboflavin biosynthesis protein RibF, which translates to MEIYNKLADLKSKYPKLVVALGMFDGVHTGHQSIIQRAVELAQKIGGKSLVFTFSNHPLSVLAPDRMPPQIGNNFLRQARLEALGVDVLMNIPFTRAFSQVSPEDFLLLLQAHFAPRYVVTGANYTFGERGRGTQRLLLRAGKDYGFEAEICPTVLQDGKPVSSTRIREFIQSGDLASANTFLGYPLTMIERVQHGDKRGRLLGFPTANLAIGANRAVLPKGVYAALAMYEGKSYAALANIGNNPTFEGERAVRIEVNLQDFNRNIYDQMLTVQFLQLLRPEKKFSSVEQLIKQMHRDREAAKSVWLKHKSN; encoded by the coding sequence ATGGAAATCTACAATAAACTGGCAGACTTGAAAAGCAAATATCCCAAACTGGTGGTGGCCCTGGGCATGTTCGACGGGGTGCACACCGGTCATCAGAGCATTATCCAGCGGGCTGTGGAACTGGCACAGAAAATAGGGGGCAAGTCCCTGGTCTTTACCTTCAGCAATCACCCGCTGTCGGTGCTGGCACCAGACAGGATGCCTCCCCAGATTGGCAATAATTTCCTGCGGCAGGCCAGGCTGGAGGCCCTGGGGGTGGATGTGCTGATGAACATTCCCTTTACCAGGGCTTTCTCTCAGGTGAGCCCCGAGGACTTCCTGCTGCTTCTGCAGGCCCACTTTGCTCCCCGCTATGTGGTGACGGGAGCCAACTATACCTTTGGCGAGAGGGGCAGGGGAACCCAAAGGCTGCTCTTGCGGGCAGGAAAGGACTATGGCTTTGAGGCAGAAATCTGCCCCACAGTGCTGCAGGATGGCAAACCTGTCAGCAGCACCCGCATCCGGGAGTTTATCCAGTCAGGAGACCTGGCTTCGGCCAATACCTTCCTGGGCTATCCCTTGACCATGATTGAGCGGGTGCAGCATGGTGACAAGCGCGGACGGCTGCTGGGCTTTCCCACAGCCAATCTGGCCATAGGAGCAAATCGCGCTGTCCTGCCCAAGGGTGTCTATGCGGCTCTGGCCATGTATGAGGGCAAGTCCTATGCAGCGCTGGCCAATATCGGCAACAATCCCACCTTTGAAGGGGAGAGGGCTGTGCGCATAGAGGTCAATCTCCAGGATTTCAACAGGAATATCTACGATCAGATGCTAACGGTGCAATTCCTGCAGCTTCTGCGGCCCGAGAAGAAATTCTCCTCTGTGGAGCAGCTGATAAAGCAGATGCACAGAGACCGGGAAGCGGCAAAGAGTGTCTGGCTGAAGCATAAGAGCAATTGA
- the rbfA gene encoding 30S ribosome-binding factor RbfA produces the protein MSQLRVEKVQELMKQEISSIILRELKDPRIGFVTVTSVECTGDLREAKVYVSLMGSEQQVKDCWQGLQSSLGFIRREIGKRIRLRFTPEISFVVDKSLDYSAHIQELLLKIQAEEGPKDEEAKGEEA, from the coding sequence ATGAGCCAGCTGCGAGTGGAAAAAGTACAGGAACTGATGAAACAGGAGATTAGCTCCATTATCCTGCGGGAGCTCAAAGACCCCCGCATTGGCTTTGTGACGGTGACTTCCGTGGAGTGTACGGGAGATTTGAGGGAGGCAAAGGTCTACGTGAGCCTCATGGGCAGCGAGCAGCAGGTCAAGGACTGCTGGCAGGGCCTCCAGTCTTCCCTGGGTTTCATCCGCCGGGAAATCGGCAAGCGCATACGCCTGCGCTTCACCCCGGAAATCAGCTTTGTGGTGGACAAGTCCCTGGACTACAGTGCCCATATCCAGGAACTGCTGCTGAAGATCCAGGCAGAGGAAGGGCCCAAAGACGAGGAAGCAAAGGGTGAGGAAGCATGA
- the truB gene encoding tRNA pseudouridine(55) synthase TruB, translated as MAVSGFINLLKPPGMSSHDVVGFVRKVLKEKRVGHAGTLDPAAAGVLPIAVGQAARLIEYLEITDKAYRAEVRLGISTDSGDDTGEVLEEQDFVMPEAAAIEVALAKFRGPIKQVPPAHSAIKIDGQKACDLIRQGKEVDIPARDIVIHRLELLSLWEGGFRIDVECSKGTYIRSLCMDIGSALGIPALMSFLVRQRVGSFQLEEALTLEELEVKGEEAVLDPEPFLHHLPRYDLRQDRMKAFLNGLSTTDRFYQGEAGPLRVYAGNIFLGIGGYNGKDQSIRPHKVVHTARN; from the coding sequence ATGGCAGTTTCGGGTTTTATCAATCTGCTCAAGCCTCCCGGCATGAGTTCCCACGATGTGGTGGGCTTTGTGCGCAAAGTATTGAAAGAGAAACGGGTGGGACATGCAGGAACCCTGGACCCTGCGGCAGCAGGGGTCTTGCCCATAGCCGTGGGGCAGGCTGCCCGGCTCATAGAGTATCTGGAAATCACGGACAAGGCCTATCGGGCGGAAGTTCGCCTGGGCATCTCCACGGACAGCGGTGATGATACGGGGGAAGTGCTGGAAGAGCAGGATTTTGTTATGCCAGAAGCTGCTGCCATAGAAGTAGCTCTGGCAAAATTCCGCGGTCCCATCAAGCAGGTCCCTCCCGCCCATTCTGCCATCAAGATTGATGGCCAAAAAGCCTGCGACCTTATCCGGCAGGGGAAAGAGGTGGATATTCCAGCCCGGGACATAGTTATCCACAGGCTGGAGCTGCTGTCTCTCTGGGAAGGCGGCTTCCGCATTGATGTAGAGTGCTCCAAGGGCACCTATATCCGCAGCCTGTGCATGGATATTGGCAGCGCCTTGGGGATTCCCGCCCTGATGTCCTTCCTGGTGCGCCAGCGGGTGGGGAGCTTTCAGCTAGAAGAGGCCCTGACTTTGGAAGAGCTGGAAGTCAAAGGCGAAGAGGCAGTACTTGACCCTGAGCCTTTCCTCCATCATTTGCCCCGCTATGACCTGCGACAGGACAGGATGAAAGCTTTCCTGAACGGTCTTTCCACCACAGACAGGTTCTATCAGGGGGAGGCAGGTCCCCTGCGGGTCTACGCCGGGAACATTTTCCTGGGCATTGGGGGATACAATGGAAAAGACCAGAGCATCAGGCCCCATAAGGTCGTGCATACGGCAAGAAATTAA
- a CDS encoding bifunctional oligoribonuclease/PAP phosphatase NrnA, protein MRLTLEETLAILQESGKVIITSHVNPDGDALGSCLALAHYLKDRGKDVSVLIDDEVPKGFLVLPGAEKITAPGENEHYLADLLVVLDASLDRIGKVGEAVSAPVVNIDHHPTNDGKAERLYLDGERAATAEIIYQLLELAGGEFDKDIAMALYTGLATDTGFFRFSNTNPLTMRAAARMLEAGAEPHVISESLEQRPYSHVKGLADALQHIEVWHGGRAAGAFLSYETMEGIEATDGLIEMLRVIEGVEIAVVMKYKEEGKARVSMRSKGADVSAVALQFGGGGHVKAAGCGIEKPFEEARAMLQAAIDAALAPTDPVAGDAGSAGEEK, encoded by the coding sequence ATGAGGCTGACTCTGGAAGAAACGTTGGCCATCCTGCAGGAAAGCGGGAAGGTAATCATCACTTCCCATGTGAATCCCGATGGTGATGCATTGGGTTCCTGTCTGGCCCTGGCCCATTATCTGAAAGACCGGGGGAAAGACGTTTCCGTTCTCATTGACGATGAAGTGCCCAAGGGCTTCCTGGTGCTGCCCGGAGCGGAAAAGATTACTGCTCCCGGAGAAAATGAACACTATCTGGCAGACCTTCTGGTAGTGCTTGATGCTTCCCTTGACCGTATCGGCAAGGTGGGGGAGGCTGTTTCCGCCCCCGTTGTCAACATCGACCATCACCCTACCAATGATGGCAAGGCAGAAAGGCTTTACCTTGACGGGGAAAGGGCCGCTACAGCAGAAATCATATACCAGCTGCTGGAGCTGGCAGGGGGAGAATTTGACAAGGACATAGCCATGGCTCTTTACACCGGCCTGGCTACAGACACAGGTTTTTTCCGGTTCTCCAATACCAATCCCCTCACCATGAGGGCGGCAGCCCGCATGCTGGAAGCAGGGGCGGAGCCCCATGTGATTTCCGAGTCGCTGGAGCAGCGCCCTTACTCCCATGTTAAAGGACTGGCAGATGCCCTGCAGCACATCGAAGTCTGGCATGGTGGCAGGGCTGCCGGGGCTTTTTTGAGCTATGAGACCATGGAGGGCATCGAAGCCACGGACGGTCTGATTGAGATGCTTCGCGTGATTGAGGGCGTGGAAATAGCCGTGGTCATGAAGTACAAGGAAGAGGGCAAGGCCCGGGTAAGCATGCGCTCCAAGGGGGCAGATGTCAGTGCCGTGGCCCTGCAGTTCGGTGGCGGCGGCCATGTCAAGGCGGCAGGCTGCGGCATAGAGAAGCCCTTTGAGGAAGCCAGGGCCATGTTGCAGGCGGCCATTGATGCCGCCTTGGCACCTACAGACCCGGTGGCAGGGGACGCTGGATCAGCCGGGGAGGAAAAGTGA